The Candidatus Angelobacter sp. genome includes the window AAAGCGCTTGTTTAGTTCGATGCCCGAACCAGCATCATAGATCGAGGAGGCCTGACAATGAATGAAGTCCGTGCTGACAACTTCGTCCGTGGTGAAGTCAAGGATGCCTTTCAGATACGAGTCGCTTGCGCGCTTCATTGCCGCGGTGATTTCCGTGTAGCTGGTGTCCCTGGCAGTGCGAACCGTCAGGTCGACGCACGAGGACGTTGGCGTCGGCACGCGGAACGACATGCCGGTCAGTTTGCCTTTGACCTCGGGGCAAACAAGGCCGACCGCCCTGGCCGCGCCGGTTGTCGAAGGAATGATGTTGATGGCCGCGCTGCGCCCGCCTTTCCAATCTTTCTTGCTCGGACCATCGACGGTCTTTTGAGTCGCCGTATAAGCGTGAATCGTCGTCATCAAACCCTCCTCGATGCCGAACCCTTCCTTGAGCAGCACGTGCACGAGTGGCGCGAGGCAGTTCGTCGTGCAGGATGCGTTTGAAATGATATGATGTCTCGTGGGTTCGTATTTTTCATGGTTGACGCCCATCACGACTGTGATGTCTTCACCTTTCGCCGGTGCGGAAATGATGACTTTCTTCGCGCCCGCAGCGAGGTGGCCTTTCGCCTTTTCGGCATCGGTGAACAGGCCCGTGGATTCAATGACGATATCGACTCCCAGTTGGTTCCAGGGCAATTCCGCAGGCGTCCTGGCGCTGACGACCTTGATCTCCACGCCGTTGACAATCAGGACATCGTCCTCCGGTTTGTCAGCGGCGGATTTGCGTGACCCGACGCTGCCGTTAAAGCGGCCTTGCGTGGAATCATACTTCAACAGATAGGCCAGGTTGTCAGCCGGGACAATGTCCCCGACGGCGACGACCTCGACCTCTTTCCCCCCCGCGGCGCCGATGTTCTTGCCGATCAATCCTTGTTCCACCATGGCGCGGAAAACCAGCCGGCCAATCCGTCCAAATCCATTTATCGCTACTTTGACTGCCATAATTCTACTTTCTCCAGTTTAAGTTAAAAAAGACCAGGCGCCGCATGTTAATGCGCAAGCCTTGACCGTCAACGAGAATCCTGGACACGCCGGTTACCCCGTGCATCTTTTCAGGGCTTCTCACTTGCGGACGTGACCAGCAAGTCGTCGAAACGAACTGGTGTGGTCGCATACGGGCTGGCCCAAATAGAAGCCTTGCCCGCAACCGGCTGTTCTTTCTCGTCGAAGGTGACCATCCACGCGCCCGGCTCCTTGCCGCCATCCACCCACACTTTGCCTTCGACGCTCCAATCGCCGTCTGTTACCTTGCGCACTCGCAACCGGAGCGTCGTCCATGTCCCCGACCGCCACTCGAATGGAAGGCTTGCTTTGACTTCGTCTCCGCGGTACAGCTCGACGGCCTTTTTGGCCGGCGATACCTGAAGACGGTAAGCGGCCGAGCCCTGTCCGTTCAATCCCACGGCAAATGTTGGATACCGACGTCCTTTGTTGGTCCCGAATGCGCGGGCAGAGACGGTGATTCCCTCCTTTTCTGTCGGGCCGAACAACACTCCGAAAGTGTCGAGCGGGGCGCCTGGCAATTCGAGGAACTTGTTCCCCTCTTCCTCCTTCACTGCGAACCGGCCGTCGAGCACCAGGAAATCATCCGGGACTTTGCCGGTATCCGCCTTCTGAAAATCGTTTTGATAAAGTATTCTTGTCCCCTGCGCGGTGAGATTCACCGCGACTGCGCATCCCATCGCAAAAAAACAAAACCATTTGTTCATACATCCAGCCTTCCGCTCAAGTTTTACTCGTTCCGCAGCGCGTCGAGCAGGCGGCCACGCAGAGCAAACGCCGTAGCAATCCATGTCCACAAGGTACCGCTGATGCACACCGCCGCAAGCGTAAGCCCCAACGAAGCATACGGTACCTCCGCACCTGGTGAAAGCACTGACGGCAATACCGCCACGAGCGCGGAGGCCGTGCCGATCAACAGCCCCAGGAACAGCAGCGCACCGTGCTCGCTTACGATCAGCCATCTTAGCGCGCGAGCCCGGTAACCAACCGCCAGGAGCAGGGCGAGTTCGCCGCGTCTTTCAAGAACATTGCGCAGGACCACCACGCCAACTCCCGCGCTGCCAAGCAGCAGGCCCAGCCCGCCGAGAATTTGAAACGTGCTCAAGTAAGTGTTTTGCACCGCATTAAACGCTGCCAGCCGTCGCACCGCCGGCGTGATCTCGAAGCCGTGATTCCGCAACGCGCGGGACAGGGACGCCGATGCAGCCTCGACGCGGTTCGAGGGAGCGTCGATCAGGAACATTCGATACCCGCCTTCTGACGGGAAACGCTCGACAAATTGATCCTCGGCGATGATCAGGTTGCCTTGCAGAATGGAATTGGCCACTGCGCCCACAAGCCTGATTTTGAACGACCGCCCGCGCTCGTCAGTGTAATCGAGGGTGTCGCCAATCTTCTTACCCATCGCCCATGTAATCGAAGCCTCGTCGCCGATCGCAGGAATTGAGGGGTCGATAATCGACGGAGTTTTGATTGAACCCACCCCACCCATCGCCGAATGAACAGAAGGATCGAGGATGAGCCAGGGATTCTTGGGAGAAATGTCTCGAATGGTTTTTGCAAA containing:
- the gap gene encoding type I glyceraldehyde-3-phosphate dehydrogenase, yielding MAVKVAINGFGRIGRLVFRAMVEQGLIGKNIGAAGGKEVEVVAVGDIVPADNLAYLLKYDSTQGRFNGSVGSRKSAADKPEDDVLIVNGVEIKVVSARTPAELPWNQLGVDIVIESTGLFTDAEKAKGHLAAGAKKVIISAPAKGEDITVVMGVNHEKYEPTRHHIISNASCTTNCLAPLVHVLLKEGFGIEEGLMTTIHAYTATQKTVDGPSKKDWKGGRSAAINIIPSTTGAARAVGLVCPEVKGKLTGMSFRVPTPTSSCVDLTVRTARDTSYTEITAAMKRASDSYLKGILDFTTDEVVSTDFIHCQASSIYDAGSGIELNKRFFKLVSWYDNEWGYSNRVADLLKYMIKKGL
- a CDS encoding ABC transporter permease, producing the protein KQARQPARELLSEEGGAAFDFSNFRFRKPGRAKLLGVAAAFAALASVGWALWKKDTSNAELFFSAGALLLSSGVAFSSAWLTTLSRSDAGAKITIAGMSVRNAARRRKRSLATLGLLACGSFLIASVGVFRLEVGGAGKRSSGTGGFALVGESTVPVAQDLNTRTGQEFFGLNEQDLAAVSFVPFRVRDGDEASCLNLNHAQKPRLLGVKPELLAARNAFTFAKTIRDISPKNPWLILDPSVHSAMGGVGSIKTPSIIDPSIPAIGDEASITWAMGKKIGDTLDYTDERGRSFKIRLVGAVANSILQGNLIIAEDQFVERFPSEGGYRMFLIDAPSNRVEAASASLSRALRNHGFEITPAVRRLAAFNAVQNTYLSTFQILGGLGLLLGSAGVGVVVLRNVLERRGELALLLAVGYRARALRWLIVSEHGALLFLGLLIGTASALVAVLPSVLSPGAEVPYASLGLTLAAVCISGTLWTWIATAFALRGRLLDALRNE